One Pectobacterium polaris DNA window includes the following coding sequences:
- a CDS encoding sugar ABC transporter ATP-binding protein translates to MIPTSQSRLEMHNISISFSGFHALKQVNFTLEGGSIHALTGANGAGKSTLMTILSGAYDHYQGDILINGKQVDVHSPRDAKRYGIHLVQQEVDVALVPTLSVAENIMLDTLAQDGHLLSWPQIYRQAQALLDQLGVHLNVRQRLDTCSLAEKQQILLARALSHECRFLILDEPTAPLDQAESARLFEVVRRLQADGIGIVFISHRIHELSEICDTLTVLRDGEFVSSGAMQGLSGEEIVERMLGHRLDDIFPPRRTTPAAETLLQVTGLHDETLLHNISLTLRKGEILGIAGLAGAGKTELCKALFGAEPCQIAQGEYRGKPWRPHSPHQSVEQGLALVPEERRKEGIFIDESVTMNLSITATDSFSRWGLFSRRKALVWAKQIVERLAVRTTGPAQKLARLSGGNQQKVAIGKWLRSEAQVLIFDEPTKGVDIKAKQDLFTLIDGLARQGKGIIYASGEFSELVGLCDRICVLWDGRIVAELNAAEIDEETLLLYSTGGTPA, encoded by the coding sequence ATGATTCCTACCTCCCAAAGCCGACTGGAAATGCACAACATTTCCATCTCCTTTTCTGGTTTCCACGCCCTCAAGCAGGTTAATTTCACACTGGAAGGTGGTTCGATTCATGCCCTGACTGGCGCAAACGGCGCGGGTAAATCCACGCTAATGACGATCTTATCGGGCGCTTACGATCACTATCAGGGCGATATTCTGATTAATGGTAAGCAGGTCGATGTCCATTCACCGCGTGATGCCAAGCGGTACGGCATTCATCTGGTGCAGCAGGAAGTCGATGTCGCGCTGGTTCCCACGCTGTCCGTAGCGGAAAACATTATGCTGGATACGCTGGCACAGGACGGACATCTGCTGAGTTGGCCGCAGATCTATCGTCAGGCGCAGGCGCTGCTTGACCAGCTTGGCGTTCACCTCAATGTTCGTCAACGGCTGGATACCTGCTCGCTCGCTGAGAAACAGCAAATTCTGCTCGCCCGCGCGTTATCTCACGAATGTCGCTTCCTGATTCTGGATGAACCCACTGCCCCGCTGGATCAGGCCGAAAGCGCACGCCTCTTCGAGGTGGTACGCCGTTTACAGGCCGATGGCATCGGGATTGTGTTTATTTCCCACCGTATTCATGAGCTGAGTGAAATCTGCGATACGTTGACTGTTCTGCGTGACGGCGAGTTTGTCAGCAGCGGTGCGATGCAGGGACTCAGCGGCGAAGAGATCGTAGAGAGAATGCTGGGGCACCGGCTTGACGATATCTTCCCACCGCGCCGAACGACGCCTGCCGCAGAGACGCTGCTTCAGGTCACTGGTTTGCACGACGAAACGCTGCTGCACAATATTTCGCTTACGCTGCGCAAAGGGGAAATTCTGGGTATTGCCGGGCTGGCTGGCGCGGGGAAAACCGAGCTGTGTAAAGCGCTGTTCGGCGCGGAACCCTGCCAGATCGCGCAGGGAGAATATCGTGGTAAACCCTGGCGACCGCATTCACCGCACCAGTCGGTTGAACAGGGGCTGGCGCTGGTTCCTGAAGAGCGGCGCAAAGAAGGCATTTTTATTGATGAGTCCGTCACCATGAATCTCAGCATCACTGCCACCGATAGCTTTTCCCGCTGGGGCCTGTTCAGCCGTCGCAAGGCATTAGTCTGGGCGAAACAGATCGTTGAACGGCTGGCAGTTCGCACCACGGGTCCGGCGCAAAAGCTGGCGCGCCTGTCGGGCGGGAATCAGCAGAAAGTGGCTATCGGCAAGTGGCTACGCAGTGAAGCACAGGTTTTGATTTTTGACGAACCCACCAAAGGCGTGGATATCAAGGCCAAACAGGACTTGTTCACCCTGATTGATGGCCTCGCCCGTCAGGGTAAAGGCATTATTTATGCGTCGGGCGAGTTCTCTGAACTTGTCGGGCTCTGCGATCGCATCTGCGTGCTATGGGATGGCCGCATTGTCGCAGAGTTAAATGCCGCTGAGATTGACGAAGAAACCCTACTTTTATATTCAACTGGAGGAACTCCCGCGTGA